A stretch of DNA from Calditrichota bacterium:
ATCCGCCGGTTCGCAATTCAAGAGATTTAAAAGGTGCAGCGCCTCTTACTTTGGTAGGACCCAGGAAATCTATCTACTTGCCGGAATGCGCTATTATCGCCAATCGCCACGTTCACATGCCCGGAGATGTGGCTGCCCAATTCGGCGTGAAGAACGGAGATTTTATCCGTGTCCGCATCGGCGGCGCCAAAGCAACAGTTTTTGAAAATGTATTGGTTCGGGTGAACGATGCTTGGAAACTGCAAATTCACCTTGACACGGACGACGCAAACGCAGCAAATGTCCGCTGCGCCATGTCAGTTGAATTTTTAGGAAAAATGTAAGGACTGTTATGCAATTTGGAAAGGTCATCGGAAATATTGTAGCTACGCGAAAAACCGGTAAGACAGAAGGACTACGGATCCTAATCGTTCAGCATCTTGACGAAAAACTCAAACCTTTACCGGAAACTTACGCCTGCATTGATACAGTCAACTCTAAATTCGGAGATATCGTTCTTACCTGTTCATCTTCATCGGCGCGAATGACCAGCCAGACAAAGGGCGTTTGTACGGACAATTCAATTATCGGCATTGTCGATATCGTCTCTTCCGGGAAAAAAGATTTTTACAAAAAATAGACATTAAATTAGCAGGGTAGTGATTTGGAGCAAATTTCTCTGGAAAAAATTATTCAAATGGTCGCGCGCGAGGTTGTCGCTGAACTGGAAAAACGGGGCATTCAGGTCATTTCTTCTGGTGAGCCCAGTAACATTTCAACCCAATCAACAGGGACAACCGGCATACGAACCAAATCCGAAAAGATCGATATGAGCAGCTATAAGACGCCGATTTTGACAGAAAATCATATTCTTCGATTGCATGAATTGGCCGGAGAAATCATCGTACCCAAAGGAACAATTGTCACTCCCAAAGCACGGGAAGCAATTAGACAAAAACAACTCGCTATTCGGTTTGAATAACATTTTTTAATGACATATTTGGAGGAAAAATAATGACAAAAGTGGCATTAGGTTTTGTGGAAACCAGAGGAAACACGGGCAGCATCGTGGCAATCGATGCCATGTTGAAAGCTGCAGATGTTGATCTGGTGAAAAAAGTAGAAATTGGCGGTGGCTATGTGACTGCGGTGGTTCGCGGTGAAGTCGGAGCCGTCAAATCTTCAATCGAAGCCGGAGCTGAGGCAGCGGCCAAAGTGGGTGAGCTCATTTGCGCAAATGTGATTGCTTCGGCGCACGAGGATGTTTTTAATCTAATCGGAATCAAGAAATAGGAGATAAGCCATGCAAGAAGCGTTAGGTGTCATCGAGACTTTAGGATTTGCCACAGCGATGGAAGCTGCTGATGCAGCCGTAAAAGCGGCAAATGTGAAATTGGCAGACTGGCTACGCGTCGGTGGCGGCAAAATTAATATCATCCTCCGCGGGGATGTGGCTGCAGTGAAAGCGGCTGTGGAAGCCGGCGTTGCAGCAGCTTCACAAATCGGAGAAGTTCAGGGACAAACGGTCATTCCGCGACCTTCGGATAAATTAGTACCAACTTTCCCGATCGATGTCTCCGCACAAACAACAAAACGTAAAAAATAATAACTGAAAAAGAGCCATGTACGTGAATATTAGCGAAGAAGAAATACAAAAAATCGTTCAAAATGTTGTCCAAAATGTCGTCGGCGATAAAAGCGTAACAACCAACCAGAGCCCAAAAGGCGACTGGGGCGTATTTGACGACATGAATGATGCGATTGAAGCGGCGAGCCAAGCTTTTCTGAAATATGAGGAATTCGACATTCAGGATCGCAAGCGATTCGTAGATGCAGTTCGTCGCGTGGCAATGGATTTCAAAGAAGAATTTTCCCGCATGGCAGTGGAACAAACCGGCATGGGCCGCGTTGAGCACAAAATTACCAAACACATCAACGTGGCAAAATACGCTTCCGGAGTGGAATTTTTGCAGCCAAGCGCTCATTCCGGTAAATTCGGTCTGGCGATTGACGAATTTTCCCCATGGGGCGTGATCGGGAATATTTCTCCGAGCACACATCCCAGTCCCACGATGCTGGAAAACATCATCTCTCAACTCTCTGGTGGAAACACCATTGTTTTTAACCCGCATCCGGTAGCAAAAAAATTGAACGCATTGGTCATTCAGCGCTGCAATCAATATATTGTCAAAGAAGGGGGACCGGAGAATCTTGTTACTTGTGTTGCCGAGCCTACACTGGAATCGGCACAGGTCATGTTTGGCCATCCAAAGACAAAATTGCTTTCGGTGACCGGAGGGCCTGGTGTCGTAGAAGCCGCGATGAAATTCAGCAAACCCATCGTCGCTGCAGGTCCCGGCAATCCGCCTGTGTTGGTGGATGAGACTGCTGATCTGCAATTGGCAGTCAAAGAGATCACTGAAAGCGCCAGTTTTGACAATAATATTCTTTGCATTGCAGAGAAAGAAATTTTTGTCGTTGACTCAGTGTTCAATGAATTCATGCGTTTGTTTGAAAAGCAGGGAAATAAAAAACTGGTCGGCTCCCAAATGGATCAGTTAGCGCAAAAAGCCCTGGAGAAAAACGGAAAGCATTATTTTATCAGCAGGAAGCATGTCGGCAAAAATGCTAACGTGCTTGCTCGCGATTTGGGGATGACGATATCCGAGGATGTGCCTATGCTTTTTGGCGAGACAGATCGTGATCATCCCTGGGTGGTTGCCGAACAAATGACTTCTTGCATTCCGGTCGTTCGCGTTAAAAATTTTGAAGATGGATTAGAATGCAGCTTGAAAGCGGAGCACGGCTTTGAGCACACAGCAAGTATTTTTACTCAGGATTTGACTCGAGCGACTATTTTTTCCAAAAAATTAAAAACTGATGTGCTGGTCATAAATGGCGGCTCCCTGCGTGGAAACGGTGGGATGACCGGTGAGGGCTCTTTTTCTCATACCATTGCCTCTCCGACAGGTCAGGGAATTACCAATCCAAGAGATTTTGTACGGAGGCGGAGAATTATGACCGCTCACGCGTTGCGTTTTGTTTAGAATAAGCTAAAGAATTGAAAATTTTCAAATAGAGGAGTTAAAAATGGCTGAAATTAAATCAATTGGTATTCTGGAAACCAAAGGATTTACCCCGCTGATTGAAGGGGCGGATGCAGCAGTTAAGGCTGCTAATGTCGAGGTTGTGGAATGGCGCCAGCTTGGCAGCGGCATTGTTTCTTTGGTTATTGA
This window harbors:
- a CDS encoding EutN/CcmL family microcompartment protein: MQFGKVIGNIVATRKTGKTEGLRILIVQHLDEKLKPLPETYACIDTVNSKFGDIVLTCSSSSARMTSQTKGVCTDNSIIGIVDIVSSGKKDFYKK
- a CDS encoding BMC domain-containing protein; translation: MQEALGVIETLGFATAMEAADAAVKAANVKLADWLRVGGGKINIILRGDVAAVKAAVEAGVAAASQIGEVQGQTVIPRPSDKLVPTFPIDVSAQTTKRKK
- a CDS encoding BMC domain-containing protein, whose product is MEELKMAEIKSIGILETKGFTPLIEGADAAVKAANVEVVEWRQLGSGIVSLVIEGEVAAVRSAIEAARSAATRVGEVISDTVIPRPVGELGTTFNK
- a CDS encoding aldehyde dehydrogenase family protein, which codes for MYVNISEEEIQKIVQNVVQNVVGDKSVTTNQSPKGDWGVFDDMNDAIEAASQAFLKYEEFDIQDRKRFVDAVRRVAMDFKEEFSRMAVEQTGMGRVEHKITKHINVAKYASGVEFLQPSAHSGKFGLAIDEFSPWGVIGNISPSTHPSPTMLENIISQLSGGNTIVFNPHPVAKKLNALVIQRCNQYIVKEGGPENLVTCVAEPTLESAQVMFGHPKTKLLSVTGGPGVVEAAMKFSKPIVAAGPGNPPVLVDETADLQLAVKEITESASFDNNILCIAEKEIFVVDSVFNEFMRLFEKQGNKKLVGSQMDQLAQKALEKNGKHYFISRKHVGKNANVLARDLGMTISEDVPMLFGETDRDHPWVVAEQMTSCIPVVRVKNFEDGLECSLKAEHGFEHTASIFTQDLTRATIFSKKLKTDVLVINGGSLRGNGGMTGEGSFSHTIASPTGQGITNPRDFVRRRRIMTAHALRFV
- a CDS encoding phosphate propanoyltransferase, producing PPVRNSRDLKGAAPLTLVGPRKSIYLPECAIIANRHVHMPGDVAAQFGVKNGDFIRVRIGGAKATVFENVLVRVNDAWKLQIHLDTDDANAANVRCAMSVEFLGKM
- a CDS encoding BMC domain-containing protein; translation: MTKVALGFVETRGNTGSIVAIDAMLKAADVDLVKKVEIGGGYVTAVVRGEVGAVKSSIEAGAEAAAKVGELICANVIASAHEDVFNLIGIKK